In Streptococcus dysgalactiae subsp. dysgalactiae, the following are encoded in one genomic region:
- a CDS encoding ABC transporter ATP-binding protein, with the protein MLSVKQLSVNYGAIEAVKDVSFEVHEGEVVTLIGANGAGKTSILRTISGLVKPKSGSISFLGQDLLKQPARKIVAAGLSQVPEGRHVFAGLTVMENLEMGAFLSRNREQNQKNLRLIFDRFPRLEERKHQDAATLSGGEQQMLAMGRALMSQPKLLLLDEPSMGLAPLFIKEIFDIIQAIQRQGTTVLLIEQNANKALAIANRAYVLETGQLVLSGTGQELLTSEAVKKAYLGG; encoded by the coding sequence ATGTTATCAGTGAAACAGTTATCGGTGAATTATGGAGCCATTGAGGCTGTTAAAGACGTTTCTTTTGAGGTTCACGAGGGAGAAGTTGTCACCTTAATAGGGGCTAATGGAGCCGGAAAAACCTCCATTTTAAGAACCATTTCAGGTTTGGTTAAGCCAAAATCAGGTAGTATTTCCTTTTTAGGACAAGACCTCTTAAAGCAACCAGCCCGCAAAATTGTAGCTGCTGGGCTCTCACAAGTTCCTGAAGGCCGTCACGTCTTTGCTGGTTTAACTGTTATGGAAAATCTAGAAATGGGGGCTTTTCTTAGTCGGAATCGTGAGCAAAATCAGAAGAACCTCCGCCTCATTTTTGATCGTTTTCCAAGACTAGAAGAACGCAAGCATCAAGATGCGGCGACCTTGTCAGGTGGTGAGCAACAGATGCTAGCGATGGGGCGAGCTTTAATGAGTCAACCCAAGTTGCTTTTACTAGATGAGCCATCTATGGGTCTTGCCCCCTTATTTATCAAGGAAATCTTTGATATTATCCAGGCGATTCAAAGACAAGGGACAACGGTACTACTTATTGAGCAAAATGCTAACAAGGCCTTAGCCATTGCGAATCGTGCCTATGTCTTAGAAACTGGTCAACTCGTTCTTTCAGGGACTGGTCAGGAATTATTAACTTCTGAAGCAGTTAAAAAAGCTTATCTTGGTGGTTAA
- a CDS encoding CBS domain-containing protein encodes MSVKDYMTKEVISISPEESVAHAADLMRDKGLRRLPVIEKGQLVGLVTEGTMADASPSKATSLSIYEMNYLLNKTKIRDIMIRQVVTVEPDASLEDAIYEMMTYKVGVLPVVQNNQVVGIITDRDVFKAFLEVSGYGVEGIRVVLLADNAVGVLAKIADCLSQENLNIRRIVVANRSNGKTVIEMQLDGTTAPQWLSERLVAAGITVESVLKTLAKPDLS; translated from the coding sequence ATGTCAGTTAAAGATTATATGACGAAGGAAGTCATCAGTATTTCACCCGAGGAAAGTGTTGCCCATGCAGCTGATCTGATGCGCGACAAGGGGTTGAGACGTTTGCCTGTTATCGAAAAGGGGCAGCTAGTTGGTCTTGTGACCGAGGGGACTATGGCAGATGCAAGCCCGTCAAAGGCAACCAGTTTATCTATCTATGAGATGAATTATTTGCTTAATAAAACTAAAATCCGAGACATCATGATTCGGCAGGTCGTGACCGTAGAACCAGACGCTAGCTTGGAAGATGCCATTTATGAAATGATGACCTACAAAGTAGGTGTCTTACCTGTTGTCCAAAACAATCAAGTGGTTGGTATTATTACAGACCGTGATGTCTTTAAAGCTTTTTTAGAGGTCTCTGGATATGGAGTGGAAGGCATTCGTGTGGTTTTGTTAGCGGATAATGCCGTTGGCGTTCTGGCTAAAATTGCGGACTGCTTGTCACAAGAAAACCTGAACATCCGGCGTATCGTTGTTGCCAATCGTTCCAATGGCAAAACAGTTATTGAGATGCAATTAGATGGAACGACAGCTCCACAATGGTTATCTGAACGGTTAGTAGCAGCAGGAATTACCGTGGAATCTGTTCTTAAAACACTTGCTAAGCCTGATCTATCCTAA
- the tmk gene encoding dTMP kinase, protein MITGKLITVEGPDGAGKTTVLEQVVPLLKERLSQEIVTTREPGGVAISEHIRELILDVNHTTMDPKTELLLYIAARRQHLVEKVLPALEAGQLVFIDRFIDSSVAYQGAGRGLSKTDIQWLNRFATDGLEPDLTLYFDVPSEIGLARIAANKNREVNRLDLEAVDMHQRVREGYLALAQEQPNRIVTIDASKPLEDVVGVALAHILALMEA, encoded by the coding sequence ATGATTACAGGAAAACTTATCACAGTCGAAGGGCCAGATGGCGCAGGAAAAACTACTGTTTTGGAACAAGTCGTTCCTTTGTTAAAAGAGCGTCTTAGCCAAGAGATTGTGACCACAAGAGAACCGGGTGGTGTTGCCATTTCAGAGCACATTCGGGAGCTTATTTTGGATGTCAATCACACGACGATGGATCCCAAAACCGAACTCTTACTTTACATTGCAGCTCGCCGGCAGCATTTGGTGGAAAAGGTGCTACCAGCTCTTGAAGCAGGCCAGTTGGTTTTTATTGATCGTTTCATTGATAGTTCGGTAGCTTATCAAGGTGCGGGACGAGGGTTGTCAAAGACTGACATTCAATGGCTCAACAGATTTGCGACGGATGGTCTAGAACCTGATTTGACCCTTTATTTTGATGTACCTTCCGAAATTGGTTTGGCTCGTATTGCTGCCAATAAAAATCGTGAAGTGAATCGTTTGGACCTTGAAGCAGTTGATATGCATCAGCGAGTACGCGAAGGGTATTTGGCTTTGGCTCAAGAACAACCTAATCGCATTGTAACCATTGATGCCTCAAAACCTTTAGAAGATGTCGTTGGTGTTGCTTTAGCACATATTTTGGCTCTCATGGAAGCCTAG
- a CDS encoding DNA polymerase III subunit delta', whose protein sequence is MDLAQKAPKVYQAFQDILKKNRLNHAYLFSGDFANAEMALFLAKVIFCEQKKDQTPCGHCRSCQLIEQGDFADVTVLEPTGQVIKTDVVKEMMANFSQTGYEGKRQVFIIKDCEKMHVNAANSLLKYIEEPQGQAYMFLLTNDDNKVLPTIKSRTQVFQFPKNEAYLFQLAQERGLLRSQADLVAKLAKNVDQLEDLAQNSHFLEVMAQVERFVSIWLKDQLQAYLALNRLVLLATEKEEQELILTLLTLLLAREQSKTPFKQLEAVYQARLMWQSNVNFQNTLEYMVMS, encoded by the coding sequence ATGGATTTAGCACAGAAGGCGCCTAAAGTCTATCAAGCATTTCAGGATATTTTAAAGAAGAACCGTCTAAACCATGCCTATCTTTTTTCTGGTGATTTTGCCAATGCCGAGATGGCTCTTTTTTTAGCTAAGGTCATCTTTTGTGAACAGAAAAAGGATCAGACGCCTTGCGGGCACTGTCGATCTTGTCAATTGATTGAACAGGGTGATTTTGCTGATGTGACGGTATTGGAACCAACAGGGCAAGTGATCAAAACGGACGTTGTCAAAGAAATGATGGCTAATTTTTCACAGACAGGATACGAAGGAAAACGACAAGTTTTTATTATCAAAGATTGTGAAAAAATGCATGTCAATGCCGCTAATAGCTTGCTAAAATACATTGAGGAGCCTCAAGGGCAAGCTTACATGTTTTTGCTGACCAATGATGATAACAAAGTGCTTCCGACCATTAAAAGTCGCACACAGGTGTTTCAATTTCCGAAAAATGAAGCCTATCTCTTCCAGTTAGCCCAAGAGCGAGGTTTATTAAGAAGTCAAGCTGATTTAGTGGCCAAACTGGCTAAAAATGTTGACCAATTAGAAGATTTGGCACAAAATAGTCATTTTTTAGAAGTGATGGCTCAGGTTGAACGTTTTGTTTCAATCTGGTTAAAAGACCAGCTGCAAGCTTATTTAGCCTTGAATCGCCTGGTACTGTTGGCAACCGAAAAAGAGGAGCAAGAGTTAATTTTGACCCTTTTGACACTACTCTTGGCAAGAGAGCAATCAAAAACGCCCTTTAAACAATTGGAGGCTGTCTATCAGGCTAGGCTCATGTGGCAGAGCAATGTCAATTTTCAAAACACATTAGAATATATGGTGATGTCATGA
- the ricT gene encoding regulatory iron-sulfur-containing complex subunit RicT, with translation MISAIGIRYGETDLVKYAQTDQEFPKGTLLVVKDEKGSHLAKVCQVKKAFSESSLPKGLPTVVRLATAMDKKAFEDNTKFAAASKSEVVALIAKNGLDMKLIDIVFPLDRHYVLITFSAEERVDFRQLLKDLAAYFKTRIELHQINSREEAKIYGGLGPCGRPLCCSSFLGEFPAVSIKMLKNQGLSLNSGKSTGYCGRLLCCLQYEESFYQESKKKFPDYGTIVETSDGPATVAAIDIFTDTVKVRLKDQLTLVTYALEEVKVSE, from the coding sequence ATGATAAGTGCAATTGGAATTCGTTATGGGGAAACGGATCTTGTCAAATACGCTCAGACAGATCAGGAGTTTCCTAAAGGGACCTTGTTAGTGGTCAAAGATGAAAAAGGAAGCCATCTGGCAAAGGTCTGCCAAGTGAAAAAGGCCTTTTCTGAGAGTAGTCTCCCAAAGGGCTTGCCAACCGTTGTAAGACTTGCTACGGCAATGGATAAAAAGGCTTTTGAGGATAATACCAAGTTTGCAGCAGCATCAAAGTCAGAAGTAGTGGCTTTGATTGCCAAAAATGGGCTAGACATGAAACTTATCGATATTGTCTTTCCTTTAGATCGGCATTATGTCCTAATTACCTTTTCAGCAGAAGAGCGCGTGGATTTTCGGCAACTGTTAAAAGATTTAGCGGCTTATTTTAAGACTAGAATCGAACTGCACCAGATTAACAGTCGAGAAGAAGCCAAGATTTATGGGGGCTTAGGACCTTGTGGACGTCCTCTATGCTGCTCGAGCTTTTTAGGGGAATTTCCAGCTGTCTCTATCAAGATGTTGAAAAATCAAGGTTTGTCTTTGAATTCTGGGAAGTCAACGGGCTACTGTGGACGTTTGCTCTGTTGTCTCCAGTATGAAGAAAGCTTTTATCAGGAAAGCAAGAAAAAATTCCCTGATTATGGTACCATAGTAGAGACAAGTGATGGTCCTGCGACGGTAGCGGCTATTGATATTTTTACAGATACCGTTAAGGTACGGTTGAAAGACCAGTTGACCTTGGTCACTTATGCTTTAGAGGAGGTTAAAGTAAGTGAATAA
- the yabA gene encoding DNA replication initiation control protein YabA: MNKKELFDAFDGFSQNLMVTLAEIEAMKKQVQSLVEENTILRLENTKLRERLSQLEHETVAKNPSKQGKDHLEGIYEEGFHICNFFYGQRRENDEECMFCRELLDRK, translated from the coding sequence GTGAATAAGAAAGAATTATTCGATGCTTTTGATGGGTTTTCACAAAATTTAATGGTTACTTTAGCTGAAATTGAAGCCATGAAAAAACAAGTGCAATCACTAGTAGAAGAAAACACTATTCTTCGCCTTGAAAATACAAAATTACGAGAACGTTTGAGCCAGTTGGAACATGAAACGGTAGCTAAAAATCCTTCCAAACAAGGAAAGGACCATTTAGAAGGTATTTACGAAGAAGGGTTTCATATCTGTAATTTTTTCTACGGTCAGCGTCGTGAGAATGATGAAGAATGTATGTTTTGTAGGGAATTATTAGATAGAAAGTAA
- the rsmI gene encoding 16S rRNA (cytidine(1402)-2'-O)-methyltransferase, with amino-acid sequence MQVQKSFKDKKTSGTLYLVPTPIGNLQDMTFRAVATLKEVDFICAEDTRNTGLLLKHFEIDTKQISFHEHNAYEKIPDLIDLLTSGRSLAQVSDAGMPSISDPGHDLVKAAIDNDIAVVALPGASAGITALIASGLAPQPHIFYGFLPRKAGQQKSFFESKSPYPETQIFYESPYRVKDTLANMLTCYGDRQVVLVRELTKLFEEYQRGSISEILSYLEETPLKGECLLIVSGSQVDSEVELTAEVDLVSLVQKEIQAGAKPNQAIKAIAKAYQVNRQELYQQFHDL; translated from the coding sequence ATGCAGGTTCAAAAAAGTTTTAAAGACAAGAAAACAAGCGGGACCCTGTATTTGGTTCCAACTCCGATTGGCAATCTGCAGGACATGACCTTCAGAGCAGTGGCAACGCTAAAAGAAGTTGACTTTATTTGTGCCGAAGACACTCGAAACACGGGTCTTTTGCTGAAACATTTTGAGATAGATACCAAGCAAATCAGCTTTCATGAACACAACGCCTATGAAAAGATTCCTGATTTAATTGATCTATTAACATCGGGACGTTCACTGGCTCAGGTTTCTGATGCAGGAATGCCATCTATTTCTGATCCTGGGCATGATTTGGTCAAGGCCGCTATTGATAACGATATCGCAGTGGTTGCTTTACCGGGAGCATCAGCAGGGATTACAGCCTTAATTGCCAGTGGGCTTGCTCCTCAACCTCATATTTTTTATGGGTTTTTACCTCGAAAAGCGGGGCAACAAAAATCTTTTTTCGAGAGTAAGTCACCTTACCCAGAAACGCAAATTTTTTATGAATCGCCATATCGTGTCAAGGATACCCTGGCCAATATGTTGACTTGCTACGGTGACCGTCAAGTAGTGCTTGTCAGAGAATTAACCAAGTTATTTGAGGAATACCAACGGGGGTCTATTTCAGAAATCTTATCCTACCTTGAGGAAACACCACTCAAAGGGGAATGTCTGCTAATTGTGTCTGGATCCCAAGTAGACAGTGAGGTTGAGTTGACAGCTGAAGTTGACCTAGTTTCTCTAGTGCAAAAAGAAATCCAAGCAGGTGCCAAACCAAACCAAGCCATTAAAGCCATTGCTAAAGCTTATCAGGTTAATCGCCAAGAGCTTTACCAACAATTTCATGACTTATAA
- a CDS encoding DUF5684 domain-containing protein: MTEDQTAVLILGIYGIILAIFLLSALLCLIANWRLFKRAGYKGWYSLIPFYAGFVKHKITFGEDNKWFYFIGWVIAIYYYYVHFCYVRAFGGSKGLAVFSLFFPGIATLIIAFGKAYTAKEHHLVPHLLN; this comes from the coding sequence ATGACAGAAGATCAAACAGCAGTTCTTATTTTAGGGATATACGGAATTATATTGGCTATATTCTTATTATCAGCCTTACTATGCCTTATCGCTAACTGGCGACTCTTTAAAAGAGCGGGTTACAAAGGATGGTATAGCCTCATTCCTTTCTATGCAGGTTTTGTTAAACACAAAATCACTTTTGGAGAAGATAATAAATGGTTTTACTTTATTGGTTGGGTGATTGCTATTTATTATTACTATGTTCACTTTTGTTATGTTCGTGCTTTTGGTGGATCAAAGGGGCTAGCAGTATTTAGCTTGTTTTTCCCAGGCATTGCTACCTTGATTATCGCTTTTGGAAAAGCTTATACCGCAAAAGAACATCACCTTGTGCCACATCTTTTAAACTAA
- a CDS encoding copper homeostasis protein CutC: MIKEFCAENLTLLPTLDAGQVTRVELCDNLAVGGTTPSYGVIKEACQLLHDKNIRVATMIRPRGGDFVYNDLELKAMEEDILKAIEAGSDALVLGLLTSENQLDTDAIEQLLPATQGLPLVFHMAFDRIPTDHQHQALDQLIDYGFVRVLTHGSPEATPITDNVEQLKDLITYANKRIEIMIGGGVTAENCQSLSQLTGTAIVHGTKII; the protein is encoded by the coding sequence AGAACCTAACACTACTTCCAACCCTTGATGCTGGTCAAGTTACCCGTGTGGAACTCTGTGATAACCTAGCTGTCGGAGGGACCACGCCATCTTACGGTGTCATCAAAGAAGCCTGCCAGCTTTTACACGATAAAAACATCAGAGTAGCAACCATGATTCGTCCCCGCGGTGGTGATTTTGTCTATAACGACCTCGAACTAAAGGCTATGGAAGAAGACATTCTCAAAGCCATTGAGGCTGGCTCTGATGCGCTTGTGTTAGGCCTGCTGACTTCGGAAAATCAACTCGATACGGATGCTATCGAGCAGTTATTGCCAGCCACACAAGGACTGCCTTTGGTCTTTCATATGGCCTTTGACCGAATTCCGACTGACCACCAGCACCAAGCGCTTGATCAACTGATTGATTATGGCTTTGTGCGTGTACTAACTCATGGCTCACCTGAAGCTACTCCTATTACAGACAATGTGGAACAACTGAAAGACCTCATTACCTATGCCAATAAACGCATTGAAATCATGATCGGAGGAGGCGTCACTGCTGAGAATTGCCAAAGCTTGAGTCAACTCACTGGAACCGCCATTGTTCACGGCACTAAAATCATCTAA